A region of the Nocardia nova SH22a genome:
GGCGGCGGCGGGAGCGGTCACCCCCGGACCGGATCCCGCGGTGCGCGCGGCGATTCTGCTCGTCAACGACCTCGCCGTGCTGATGCTGCGCCCCCGCCTGAACGAGGTACTCGGTTTCGAACTGTTGTCACCCGACGGAATGCGGCGCTGGGGCGCCGAAGTGCTGGCGATCTACCAGCACGGAATGGGGAACGGATCCGATCCCGACGGCTGACAGCCCGTCGAAACTCTCAGTGCCGCCACGTCTTTCGAGAAAGGTTCGTCATGTCGAAATTGTCCGCGATACCCACCGCGGTCGGCGACACGCTCGTCGGCGCGGCCACCGCGGCCCTGCACAACCGGCGGCTGATGCGCGCCCCCATCTGGTTGTATCGGGCGCGACTGGGCTTCCTGTTCGGATCACGCATGCTGATGCTCGAGCACATCGGCCGCAAGTCCGGCGCGCGCCGATACGTGGTCCTGGAGCTGATCGACCGCCCGGCGCCCGGCGCCTACGTGGTGGTCTCCGGATTCGGAACCCGTGCCCAGTGGTTCCGCAATCTGCGCGCCAACCCCTCGGCGCGCGTGTGGACCGGGCCGCGAGCCGCCGTGCCCGCCACCGCGCGCGAGTTGAACCCCGACGAAGCCGCACGGTCGTTGCGGTCCTACACATCCCGCCACCGGCGAGCCTGGAACGCGCTGAAACCGGCGATCGAGAACACCTACGGCGCCCCCATCGACGAGAACGCTCCCGGCATACCTCTGGTCGAACTTCGGCTGGACAACTGACAGCCTCGGCCGCGCGGACGCGAGATCGGTTGCCGCGCAGGTCAATGCAGATCGAGGCGCTCGAAGGCGGCGACGGTCGCCGCGACCGCGGCGACGGCGATACCGATCAGGACGCCGCACCAGGCGAGGGACAGTCCGTGGTCGAGTTGTCCGTCGCCGACGGCGTAGAAGAAGGGGGACGCGAATCGTGCCGGGCGCAGCCAGTGCACGACCGGAGCGAGCGAGCTGAGCAGGTAGGCCGCCGCCGCGAGGGCCGATGTGACGCCGAGTGCCGTGCCGCGGCTGCCGGTCGCGGCGCCGACGAGCATGGCGACGGCGCCGAAGTCCACGCCGAGCAGGATCACTCCGGCAGTGATTCCGGCGAGGGCGCCGACGCCGACGTCGAGGTCGAATGCCCGGCCCACGAGGACGTGATGATCACATCGCTCATCGGTCGCACCCCGCCGGTTGTGCGACAAGGGCATACCGTGCGCGTCTCCGTGTCATTCGGCGAGTCCTTTCAGGGCCGCGGCTGGCCGGGCCAGGGCTGGTAGTCGTCGAGGCCGGGCAGCGGTGCGGCGGTCGGCGCGGGCACCAACTCCGCACGCCAGTCGGAGTCGTGCCACACCTCCGTGGCGTGCAGGGAACGCAGGGTGCCGTCGGATTCTTGCAGAGCGAGATCGGCGACGGCCCGGGTTCCGTCGTAGGAGATCCACCGGAATCCGGAGAAGTAGGGCAGGGCGGCCGCCGGGTCGATCCCGGTCGCCATGCGGGCCGTGGGCGGGCGGTCGTCGGGCGCGACCACGGCCATGGTCCGAGCCGCGTCGAGCCAGGCGGCATCGCCGATGCCGGTGAGTCGCGCGCGCTGCTGGATCATCGCCAGTACCGCGCCTTCGGGATTGTGGCCGAATCCGGTGGCGGTGTCGTCGGTGACGCTGGCAGGACCCCATCGCTGAGAGTAGGGCAGGCGGGTGCCGTGCCACGGTTTCCAGGTCAGCCACGGCGTCATGGCGAGCGCGACCGGAATAGTGTCGCCGGGACGCGGCGGGTCGAGCGAGACCGTCCGGCTGCCCGGATCATGCACGGCGCCAGCGGTATTCGCCGCACAGGCGGGCAGTACGAGGCAGGCGCACAGTGCGGTCGCCGCCCACACCGAGCGCAATCGGGGAACGGGGATCACTACTGGTCCTCTCGGCTGGGCGGGCGGTCGGCATGCGGAGTCACGCCGGTCGGTGTGCCGCCGGGATCGGCGGTGCGGGTGTAGCTCGTCGGCCGCGCACCGCCGCGGGAACGCGGGGGTGGTCCGTTCATCTGGGCGAGGCGCGCGTTGTAGGCGTCGAGCGCGGCTTGCTCCCGGTCGATATCCGTCCCGGCGGTGGCGGCGCCCAGGACGGCGCGGTCGCGGATGCCGTCGAGCCAGGGCCCGAGCCCGACATCACGGTCGGCGGTGCGAATCCATTGCCCCGCAACGGCAATCATGATCAGCATCATGAGCCCGTCACCGCCGAGCCACATGATGATCCCGGCCAGGTTCTGGTCGGCCAGTGCGCTCGGGCCCCAGTCGCGGGAACCGGCGTAGGCGGGGGCGAGCACGGTCGACGACATCATCAACGTGACGCCGACGAGGGTGTCGGGCCCGACGCAGACGGCGAGGACGACGAAGCGCAGCGCGTAGGGCCATTCGGGGGCGACGGCGAGTTCGTCACCGGCGAGCGGAAGTAACAACAGATACCCGGTGACCAGGTACAGCACGAGTTCGCCGTCGTGAATCCACATGTGCGTCGCCATCGCCTGCTGGAACCCGGTGAGATGGGTGAGCAGCAATACGCCGCTGTAGAGCGGAACGGTGAACCGCGCCGAGACCAGGATCCGGAAGACGCGGCTCGCGCGCATCCGGTCGACGGCCGCGGCGACACCCGCTCCCCCCGGCATCGTGCAGGAGCCGAATCGGCTGCGCCCACACCAGCAGTGCCGGGATCACCATGATCAGCAGCAGATGCACCACCATGTGGACCGAGAACAGCGCGTGCGAGTACGTCGCGAGCGCACTGTCGGCGACGGCGATCGCGAGGGCCAGCGCGGCCAGCCAGCAGACGGTGCGTAGCAACGGCCAACGCGATCCCCCGCGCACGGCCCGCCACAGCAGACCGAGATAGCCCACGGCAGCGGCCACGACGAGCATGTCCACGACGGGCGACCACGTCCAGGTCCCGAAAACCGTCGCCGCGGTGGGCGCGGGAACGCCCTGCATGCCGGTCACCGTCGAACTCCAAATACGAGCACACTACAATTGTTGCACTGTGCATGGTTCAGGTTTCGTTCGAGGGTGGTCGGCATGGGTGTGAGACCCTCGGAGACGGCGAGCGCACGGTGGGGGTCACTGCCACTGCCGGGACGGACGCCGTGGCGGGAGTGGCTACGGGAAAGCCGCGGCGGTCTGGTGACGCTCGCCCTGGTGATCGGCGCCGGAGCGGGCGGTGGCGCGATCGTCTTTCGCTGGCTGATAACGACTTTCACCCGAATTCTGTCCGGATATGAGGATTATTCGGCCGCCGGGCACGTGCCGAATCCGCATGCGCCCTTCCTGGGGCCGTGGTTCGTCCTGCTGGCGCCGGTGGTGGCGGGGCTCGTCTACGGGCCCCTGGTGTATCGGTTCGCGCCCGAGGCGCGGGGCCACGGCGTGCCGGAGGTCATGTACGCCGTGGCCGCCCGGGGTGGGCGGATCCCGCCGCAGGTGACCGTCGTGAAGGCGCTCGCGTCGGCGTTGTGCATCGGCGGCGGGGGTTCGGTGGGCCGGGAGGGACCGATCGTGCAGATCGGTTCGGCGTGGGGGTCGAGTATCGGGCGGCTGACCCGAATTCCGGAGCGGCGCTTGCGAATACTCGTCGCCTGCGGTGCGGCCGGAGGTATCGCGGCGACGTTCAACGCGCCCATCGCCGGTCCCTTCTTCGCGATGGAGCTGATCCTGCGCGACTTCGCCGCCGAGTCGTTCGGCGCGGTGGTGTTGTCGAGCGTCACCGCGAGTGTGATCGGCCGGGCCGCCCTCGGCAACGCGCCGTTTCTCGATCTGCCCGTGTTCGGCCTGCGCTCGGGCTGGGAGTACGGCGCTTTCGCCCTGCTCGGCGTGACGGTCGGAGCGGTCGGTGTCGCCTTCACCCACGTGCTGTACCGCATCGAGGACCTGTGCGACTGGGCGTGGCGGGGCCCGGAGTGGCTGCGGCCCGCGGTCGGTGGTCTGCTGCTGGGAGCCGTGTTGCTGGCGCTGCCGCAGATGTACGGCGTCGGCTATCCCGTCCTGTCGAATGCGATCGGCGGGCACTACGTGCTCTGGATGCTGGTCGTCCTGATGGTCGGCAAGATGCTCGCGACGAGCCTCACCATCGGAATCGGCGGCTCGGGAGGGGTATTCGCGCCCTCGCTGTTCATCGGCGCGATGGGCGGCACCGCATTCGGCGTCGTCGTCCACCAGCTGTTCCCGGCCGCCACCGCGGCGCCGGGTATGTACGGACTCGTCGGCATGGGCGCGGCATTCGCGGGCGCGACGCGGGCGGCGATCACCGCGGTCGTCATCCTGTTCGAGCTGACCGGCGAGTACTCGATCATCCTGCCGCTCATGCTGGCCGTGGTCGTGGCCACCGGCATCTCCCGCGTGCTGTCGAAGGACACCATCTACACCCTCAAACTGAGCCGCCGCGGCGTGGATCTCGATGCGGCACATGCCGGCCCGGCCGGACGCCTCGACCGCATCCGGGTCGCCGAGGTGATGCAGCCGTGCCCGGAACCGATCCCGGCCGACACCACCGTCGCCGACGCCAGCCGCGCCGTCTGGACCTCGGCGCACGCGATGGTGCCCATCGCCGGTCCGGACGGCCGATATCGTGGCTGCCTCACCGCCGCGGCCGTCGCCGAAACGCTGACCGATACCGAATCCGCCGACACCACCGTCGCCGACCTGGCCGTACTACCGCCCACGGTCGCCGAAACCAGCACGCTGGCAACAGCTCTCGATGCCCTGACCGGAGAGTCCGGCACCGGGGTCCCGGTTGTGAACGGCACCGGTGACACGGTGATCGGCTGGCTCACCCACAGCGCCGTACTAGGCGCCGTCCACGGCGGCGCGATATCCGCGCCCGGAACGGATACCGGCAAGGCCGTATCGCGGCGCTGACGGTGCGAACGCTAGATCTGATACCCGTCGATGTCCTCGCCGGGAGGCGGTTCACCACCGGCCGCGGTGAACGCGGTCAGCGCCCGAACCAGACCCGCCCGGTCGGCGACGGGCATCTTGGCGACCACGGCCGCGATCTCGTCACGCCGGTGAGCGGTCGCGGTGTCGACCACCTGCCGACCGCGATCGGTCAGCGCGACGATCTGTTCGCGACGCGAGTTCGGGTTGGTCCGCCGGTCCAGCAGACCGCCGGTGACCAGGCGATCCACCATGCGAGTGGCCGTGGAGGGCTGGACATTGAGCAATCCCGCCAGTGTGGCGACATTCGAGGGACCACGGCTCGACAGAATGACCAGCGTGCGGAACTGCGGAATGGTGATCGCATCGTCGACCGCCGCGATCGACCGCGCCGACATCGCCACGAGCAGACGAGACGCCGTGAGCAACGCGTCGGTCAGCTGATCGATATCCGCTGCCGCAGTGGTCCCGGTCTTCGCCACGATCACCTCCCTGCACCGCATCCGTCCTACCGTCCGGCGACATGTACGCCGATCCTCGAATCATATGGTTCCACCCTCAGTGAGCGCGATTACCGGCGACCGCTTCCGCGAAGCTCATCGCCCGCATACCGATCGGTTTGCCGATGAGTTTCCGGGCCTGGAGGCGTCGGTACCGGTATGACGACACACAAGCTCGAAATTCCCGGCGCAACGCTCACCTATGACGTCGCCGGGCCGCTCCCGGCCGTGGACGGGCGACCGCCGCTGCTCATGATCGGTCTTCCGATGGACGCGAGCGGGTTCACCGCGCTCGCCTCGCATTTCACCGATCGCACGGTCGTCACCTACGACCCGCGCGGACTCGGGCGCAGTGTCCGCACCGACGGCCGCAACGACAATGTCCCCGCCGTCCACGCCGAGGATGTGCACGCCGTCATCGAGGCCCTCGGCGGTCCGGTCGAACTCTTCGCCAGCAGCGGTGGAGCCGTCGTGGCGCTCGCGCTCGTGACCGCTCACCCCGCGGACGTGACCACACTGGTGGCGCACGAACCGCCGCTGGTCACCGTGCTCCCCGATGCCGCGGCGGCCGAGCGCGCGTCGGCCGGGTATCGCGACGCCTATGCGGCGAAGGGGCTCGGCGCGGGAATGGCGGCCTTCATCGCGATGACGTCCTGGCAGGGCGAGTTCACCGACGACTATTTCGCCGCGCCCGCCGCGGATCCCGCGCTGTTCGGCCTGCCGACCGAGGACGACGGTTCCCGCGACGACCCGCTGCTGTCGGACCGTTCCCGGGCGGTCGTCGACTACCGCCCCGACATCGCCGCTCTCACCGCGGCGCCGACCCGGATCGTCATCGGCTACGGCGAGGAGTCGACGGGCACGGTCACCGAACGGGCCTCGACCGAGATCGCCGACCGGCTCGGACACAAGCCGGTGGTGTTCCCCAGCCATCACGGCGGCTTCACCGGTCCGGAGTCCGGCTACCCGGGCAAACCGGAAGCTTTCGCCCGTACCCTGCGGACGGTCCTCGACGCGGCCGACTGACCGGACGGGCGAACGCACCGAGGCGGCCATCCGGCCCGTCAAAGCCGCAGCAGTTCCTCCGTATTCCGGTGTGCGATCTTCTGCTTGTCCTCTTCGGACAGGTTCGCTTCGGCGAGAAACGCTGTCGCGCCGTCGTTTCCGATGAAGGGATAGTCCACCGAGTACAGGATCCGGTCGACGCCGACGGTTTCGACGCAGAACTGCAGTTGAGCCTGGCTGAACATCCCGCTCGGCGTGATGTAGCTGTTGTGGCGGACGTAGTCGCCGACGGTGCGGTCCAGCTTGGTCACCCTCGGATCCAGTGCCTCGTCGAGACGGTCGAGATAGAAGGGGATCATCTCGCCCCAGTGGCCGAGAATGATCTGCAGTTCCGGATAGCGGTCGAAGACCCCGGACAGCACCATGTGCAGGAAGTGCACGGCGGTTTCCTGGTGCCAGCCCCAGGCGCTGGTCTGGAAGCGTGCGACGACCAGGGGATCCAGGCCGGAGTAGTTGGCTTCGGTGACCGCTACCGGCGGCACGCCGGGATGTAGGTAGATGGGGACGCCGAGGTCGGCGGCCTGTTTCAGGAGGGGGTCGAAGCGCGGTGCGTCGAGGAACAGGCCGTCCGTGCGACCCATGATCATGGTGCCGCGGAAACCCAGCTCCTCGACGCATCGGCGCAGTTCGCCGGGCGCCGCCTCGGGCACCGTGGTGGGTAACGCGGCAAATCCGGCGAAACGGCCGGGATGTTCGGAAATCGCCTGTGCCAGTGTGTTGTTGGCCTTGCGTACCAGCTCGACGGCCACCGGCCCGGGCAGCTGCTGGGTCGACAGGCAGGACAGGACCTGCATCGTGATGCCGTGACGATCCATATCGGCGATCCGGCCTGCACCCAGGTCGGTGAGGACCTCGGGCGTCGGTGAATACGGCAGGCCGCTGCCGGGATGGTAGCTGGCGGCGAAGCCGGGACTGAGCCGGTTCGACTCCGCCGCGCTGGCCGCCGCGATCTCCGGGACCAGGAAATGTTCTTCCAGCGCAATGATTTTCACATCGCCACCTTCGGCTCGTAGTTCGTGGACGCGATCGTTGCGGGCGTGGGTCGTTCCCCGCGATCGCGGCCGGTGATGCGGCGCAGTAGATCCGCGGGGTCGGATGCGGCCGATCCGCGCCAGGCGACATGCTGGTCCGGCCGGACCAGCACCATCGGCGCCTCGAACAGGCGCGCGGCCGTGTCGACATCCAGGGCCACGGTGGTCAGCGGGACACCCAGTGCCGCGGCGCTATCCACGATCGCGCGCCCGGCAGGGGTGTTCACCTCCCCCACCAGGCTGTACTCGGTTCCGAGCAGGTCGTACAGCGATCGGTCCGTGCTCAGCCAGGTATGCGGCAGCCGACCGCCGGGGGCCGCGCTGGGAACATAGTCCGCGTCGGCGACAGCGCCGACCGCATCCGGCTCGGTGACCACGATCGGTGATCCGGCACAGGAAACGCCCAGAACCAGTCCGAGACTGTGGAATTCGGCGGATTTGGTGCGCTGGGTCGCCTCGGCGACCGAGGCGACGGCCGCCGCGAACTCCTCGTCACTGCCGATCAGTCTCGGGTCGGCCAGCTCCGGGCCCAGTGTCGCCATGTTGCGGGTGGCCGCGTCGACGGTCCGTGCCGCGATGGGCCGACGTTCCGATTCATATGTGTCCAAGATGTTTTCGCCGCACCACCCGTTCAGGACACCGGCAAGTTTCCAGCCGAGATCGACCGCGTCGCCGATCCCGGTGTTGAAACCGTGCCCGCCCCACGGCGGATTCTGGTGGGCGGCATCCCCGGCCAGGAAGATCCGGCCCCGGCGGTAGGTGTCGGCGAGGTTCATCCGCGCCCGCCACGGATCGGTGGCGAGGATGTCCACCGGCACCGTGGTGTCACCGATCAGATTGTGCACCAGTCGAATCGGATCGGCGGCGCCTTCTTCCGCGCCGACGCCCATGACCACACACCACCACCGGTCGACCAGGTCGAGCCGGCCTACCAGTCCGGGCTGTTCGGGGTTGAGCACCCAGTAGTGCACGGCATCGCCGAACCGCATCCGTCCGGCGAGCTCCGGACAGCGGAACACGATGTTGAAGTTGGGTCGTTCGTCCGCACGGCCCCGCAATCGCGCGCCGATCGATTCGCGGACCATGCTGTGCGGGCCGTCGCAGCCGATGAGATAGTCGCCGGACAGGGTCTCGACCTCGCCGTCGCGGTCACGGATTCGCGCGCGCACGTGCTGTTCGTCCTGCTCCGCCGATACCACCGAGTATCCGGTGAGCAGTCGCACCTGCGGCAGTGTCTCGACCTTCTCCCGCATGATCAGCTCGACCAGCGGCTGCGGAATCTGCTGTCCGCCTTCGGCCACCAGCTCGTCGTGGATCAGATCGAGTCCGAGACAGTGGTCGAAACGGGTGACTTCCCGGCCGAGCAGGGTGCTGCAGAAAACGACCGCGTCCGACCAGCTCTGCGGCAGCGGCGCGCGGTCGCGCACCGCCTCGGCGATTCCCCATCGGCGGAAGTGTTCCATCGTTCGCGCCGAGGTGGTCTTGGCGCGCGGCCGCAGCCACGAGACCTCGTCGCGCGCCTCCACCACCACCGATCCGATGTCGTGCCGGGCGAGTTCGATCGCGGCCGCCAGCCCGACCGGACCACCACCGACGATCAGGACCGGGGCGCCGGTATGCGCGGACATCACGCGCGATCGGTCGTGGCGCCGGACAGCGAGCCGATCCATTCGGTGACGGTGCGGGCGAACAGTTCCGGCGCGTGGCCGTGCATCGAATGCGGCATGTCCGGGAAGGAGCGGTAGTCGAAACTCTGCCCCGCTCCGGTGATCAGCTCGCGAGCCCGGCTCACCTGCAGGTCGGACAATGCGCCCAGCTCCATTCCGGATTCGTCGTCGCGCTGGTGGAAATGGTGGGTGAGCAGGACCGGAACCTTGACGTTGGCCAGCATGGTCGCCTGATCGCAACTGGCCGTGGCTGATCCGCTGACGAAGGCGCGGCCCCATTCGGGGTCGTACTCCTTCAGGTTCTGCGGCGGACCCGCGTCCGGATCGGCCCCCTCGGGCCGCGGCATCATCACGGCGAGAGCGCGCAGTACCGGCGCGGGCAGTTCGCGCGGCGCGGCGTTCTGCAGGCCCTTCCAGTCCCCGATCGACCATTGGTCGCCCAGCCATTTGTTCCACCACGCGAACGCCGGGCCGAGCCCCTGATTGATCGGCTGCCCGCAGGTGGTGCGCGCTTCGGAGGCGAACAGCGGCGGATCCTCGAACACGGCGGCGCGGATCTGCCCGGGTTCGGCATAGGCGGCCAGCCACGCCGACAGCACACCGCCGGAGGACAGACCGCTCACGTAGGTGGGCCGACCGATGACGAGGTCGATGAACCGGACCAGATCGTTGCCGAGGTTGTCGACGGTGTAGCGGCCCGGTGTCCAGGTCGAGCGGCCCTGACCGCGCAGATCGACCGCGAAGACGTGAAAATCCTTCGCCAGCAACGGCATGACGTCCTCGTACCCCCACCACGATTCCGACTGACCGGGAATCAGCAGCAGTGCGGGTTTCGACGGATCGCCGGTCGTGCTGTAGTTCAGGCGTACCTCGCCGAGGTCGACGATATGTTCGTCGAAGGCGTGCGGGACGAAGGTCTCGGCCCGGTCTTCGGCTTCGAGATATCTCATGACATGTACTCCTGAACGATTGTCGTCAGCGGGCCACCCTCCCGTGATGCTCGGGACGGGCAATGGCCATATACAAGGCCGAGGCATGGCCGCACCGGAGACGTAGTGTGGCGTGGACCACAACGCTATCAATTATATGTTATAACAGCAAGAGGTTTTCAGCTGTCGAGAGTGAGGCATCAACCGTGGCGCCGTCGAATCCGCCGCTCCGTCCCATCGCCTCCCGGTCGGTGACGGCCCAGGTGACCGACGAGCTGCGTCGCTCGATTCTGTCCGGCGCACTGGCACCCGGTCGGGAGATCTCCCTCCGCGAACTGGCCGGCATGCTCGAGGTCAGCTTCATTCCGGTGCGCGAAGCCCTCCGCAGCCTGGAAAGCGAAGGGCTGGTGGTGATCCGGCCCGGGCGCAGCGCCGTCATCGCCCCGCTGGACCTGGACGATCTGCGAGCCGTCTACCGGCTGCGGCGTCAGCTCGAACCGGAGATCGCCCGGCGCGCCTGCCCACTGCTGCCCGACGGCGAGCTGGACCGCCTCGAGGCGCTGGCGGTCGAATTCGGTGACGAACAGCAGGGCATGGACGCCATCTACGAACGCCACCACACATTCCATCTCGCACTACTGGCGCCCGCGGCGACCACCTGGGATATTCGCGTGCTGACCACGCTCTGGCGCGCCGCCGAGCGATATGTGCGCATCGGCTTCGGCATCCTCGATCCCGATCCGCGCGAACACCATCGCCGCGAACGCGCCCACGAGGACCTGGTGGCGGCCTTCCGTACTCGCGATCCCGACGCGGCCGCCGCGGCGCTGACCGATCACCTCACCCGCAACGAGCAGACGGCGGTGCGCACCTTGACGGCATGGTCCGAACCCGAACGGCGAGTGATGCCGTAGCCGGGCTCGCGCCCGCGAGATGGCCACCGCCACGAACATCTCTGTGGCGGTGACCGTTTCGATTGCCGTCAGACCAGCTCCTCGGCGGTGAATCCGCTGTCGAGCCTGCGGCGCACCGTGGCGAGATACCGTGCGGCGTCGGCGCCGTCGATGATCCGATGGTCGTAGGACAGCGACAAGTACACCATCGACCGGACGCCGAACGAGACCGCGCCCGTGCTGTCGTGTTGTGGCACAACGCGTTCGGCCACCGCGCCCATGCCGAGAACGGCCGATTGCGGCTGGTTGACGATCGGGGTGTCGAACAGCGCCCCGCGGCTGCCGGTATTGGTGATCGTGAAGGTGCCGCCCGACAGTGTGTCCGGGCCGATCCTCCCGGAACGAACCAGCTCGGCATTCTCCGTGATCGCCTGCGCGAGAGCAGGAATGTTCAGCTTCTGCGCATCCCTGATGACCGGCACCATCAATCCTTTCGAACTGTCGACTGCCATCCCCAGGTGCACCGCCGCGTGATACGTCACTTCGGTGCAGTCGGCGTTCACGGCGGCGTTGATCACCGGATGCTCGGCCAGCGCTTCGATCGCCGCCTTCGTGAAGAACGGCAGGAACGACAACTTCACGCCGGTACGCCCAAGGAAGTCGGCCTTGCTCTCGTCCCGCAGCCTGGCGATCCGGGTGACATCGGCCTCCACGACCGTGGTCAGCTGCGCGGAGGTCTGCAGCGACTCGAGCATCCGCCGCGCGATCGTCTGCCGAATGCGCGGCAGGCGTTCGACCCGGTCACCCGGCTGTGCCGACGGAATATGTGCTGTCACACCAGTTTCCGATGGTGTGGCCGACAACGACACCGCCGGTCCACCACCGATCGCGGGGTTGCTGCCGTCCGGTGTGGTAGCCGCACTCACCGCTACATCACGGACCGCAGCGCTCTCGCTGGACGATTCCGCCGCGGTCCCACTCTCGGTTGCGGAGATGTGCGGCGGCTCGGATGTGGCGTCGGTCGGCGATTCGGAAGCCGGGTCCGGGGTGCCGATGAGTGCCAACGCACCGCCGATGGGTACGACCTCGTCTTCGGCGGCGAGGATCTCGAGAAGAGTTCCGGCCGCCGGGGCGGGGATTTCGGAATCGACCTTGTCGGTGGCTACTTCGAGTAGGGGTTCGTCCGCGGTGACCTCCTCGCCGGGCCGTTTCAGCCAGCGGGTGACGGTGACCTCGGTGATGTTGTCGCCCAGCGGCGGCACGGTGACGGTGGTTCCGGTGATCTGTCGGGTGGGCATGAAAATCGTTGTGTCCTCGGTTCAGTCGACGACGTCGAGCGCGGCGCGCACGATGCTGTCGGTGTCGATGCCGTGGTGGCGGTAGACGTCGTCGAGCGCGCCGGACTGACCGAATCCGGTCACGCCCAGGGATGCGCCGCGCACGCGGTTGATTCCCGCGAGGAAGCTCAGGGTGTGCGGATGTCCGTCGATCACCGTCACGAGGGGGCGGGCCCGTTCGGCGGGAAAGACCTGATCCAGAATCCAGGACGGCGCATCGGTCAGTCCCGCGCGCGCCTGCACCGCCTCGAACAGCCGTCCGGCGCTGGTCACGCAGACCACATCGGCCTCGATTTCGTTCTGCGCCAGGCGATCCGCGGCGGCTAGCACCTCGGTGACGGTCGCTCCCGTGCCGACCAGCGTCACCGCCGGAGCGCTCGCCGTGCGCAGCCGGTACGCACCGGCGATCACCTGGCGGCGACGGCGTTCCCGCGCGGCCGGGTCGTCCGGCACCGCGGCGAGCGTCTGATCGACCGGACGGGTCGACAGCCGCAGATACGAGGAGCTGCCGCCGGGCCGCCCCAACCGCGAAAGCGATTCCAGCAGAGTCCATTCCACCTCGATGGCGAAGGCCGGTTCGTAACTCACGCAGCCCGGCTGCTCCAGCCCGATCGACGGTGTCTTGATCGACTGATGCGCCCCGCCCTCGGCCGCCAGGCTCACCCCGGACGGCGTGCCGACCAGAATCGATTGCCCACCGGCGTAGATGCCGTAGGACCAGGGCTCGAGGGCGCGTTCGACGAAGGGGTCGTAGAGGACACCGATCGGGAACAGCGGCTGTCCCCATCGGCTCCAGGTGGCGCCGAGTTCGCCGATCAGGCCGACCAGATTCGTCTCGGCGATGCCCAGTTCCATGTGCTGGCCGGTCGGTCGCTCCCGCCAGTGCATGATGGTCTCCGCGTCGTCGTCGAACCAGTCGCGCCGTTCGGTCGGCGACCACACCCCGACCTTGTTCAACCATCCGGCCAGATTGGTGCTCGAGGTGACATCGGGGCTCACCGTGATCACCCGCTGCGCGGCGTCCGGCGCCTGCCGGGTCAGATCCAGCAGCACCCGCCCCAGCGCGGCCTGCGTACTCGACCTGCCGGAGGGGGTGCGGCCGATATCGGTGGGCAGCGCGGGGCGCGGCGCCTCGGGGAGCCGGGTGCGATGCAGCCGGTCGGCGGTCGCCCGGCACAACCGGCCCGCGTCGGTCGCGGCGTCGAAGAGGCCCCAGGGGTGCTCGGCGTCGGTGCCGAGTTCGGCTGCCAGAGCGGCGAATTGGTCGTTGGTCAGCAGCGACGAGTGATTCTGCGGATGGCCCTCG
Encoded here:
- a CDS encoding alpha/beta fold hydrolase, which produces MTTHKLEIPGATLTYDVAGPLPAVDGRPPLLMIGLPMDASGFTALASHFTDRTVVTYDPRGLGRSVRTDGRNDNVPAVHAEDVHAVIEALGGPVELFASSGGAVVALALVTAHPADVTTLVAHEPPLVTVLPDAAAAERASAGYRDAYAAKGLGAGMAAFIAMTSWQGEFTDDYFAAPAADPALFGLPTEDDGSRDDPLLSDRSRAVVDYRPDIAALTAAPTRIVIGYGEESTGTVTERASTEIADRLGHKPVVFPSHHGGFTGPESGYPGKPEAFARTLRTVLDAAD
- a CDS encoding MarR family transcriptional regulator, translated to MRCREVIVAKTGTTAAADIDQLTDALLTASRLLVAMSARSIAAVDDAITIPQFRTLVILSSRGPSNVATLAGLLNVQPSTATRMVDRLVTGGLLDRRTNPNSRREQIVALTDRGRQVVDTATAHRRDEIAAVVAKMPVADRAGLVRALTAFTAAGGEPPPGEDIDGYQI
- a CDS encoding cytochrome c oxidase assembly protein, encoding MPGGAGVAAAVDRMRASRVFRILVSARFTVPLYSGVLLLTHLTGFQQAMATHMWIHDGELVLYLVTGYLLLLPLAGDELAVAPEWPYALRFVVLAVCVGPDTLVGVTLMMSSTVLAPAYAGSRDWGPSALADQNLAGIIMWLGGDGLMMLIMIAVAGQWIRTADRDVGLGPWLDGIRDRAVLGAATAGTDIDREQAALDAYNARLAQMNGPPPRSRGGARPTSYTRTADPGGTPTGVTPHADRPPSREDQ
- a CDS encoding nitroreductase family deazaflavin-dependent oxidoreductase, whose product is MSAIPTAVGDTLVGAATAALHNRRLMRAPIWLYRARLGFLFGSRMLMLEHIGRKSGARRYVVLELIDRPAPGAYVVVSGFGTRAQWFRNLRANPSARVWTGPRAAVPATARELNPDEAARSLRSYTSRHRRAWNALKPAIENTYGAPIDENAPGIPLVELRLDN
- a CDS encoding amidohydrolase family protein; the encoded protein is MKIIALEEHFLVPEIAAASAAESNRLSPGFAASYHPGSGLPYSPTPEVLTDLGAGRIADMDRHGITMQVLSCLSTQQLPGPVAVELVRKANNTLAQAISEHPGRFAGFAALPTTVPEAAPGELRRCVEELGFRGTMIMGRTDGLFLDAPRFDPLLKQAADLGVPIYLHPGVPPVAVTEANYSGLDPLVVARFQTSAWGWHQETAVHFLHMVLSGVFDRYPELQIILGHWGEMIPFYLDRLDEALDPRVTKLDRTVGDYVRHNSYITPSGMFSQAQLQFCVETVGVDRILYSVDYPFIGNDGATAFLAEANLSEEDKQKIAHRNTEELLRL
- a CDS encoding chloride channel protein is translated as MGVRPSETASARWGSLPLPGRTPWREWLRESRGGLVTLALVIGAGAGGGAIVFRWLITTFTRILSGYEDYSAAGHVPNPHAPFLGPWFVLLAPVVAGLVYGPLVYRFAPEARGHGVPEVMYAVAARGGRIPPQVTVVKALASALCIGGGGSVGREGPIVQIGSAWGSSIGRLTRIPERRLRILVACGAAGGIAATFNAPIAGPFFAMELILRDFAAESFGAVVLSSVTASVIGRAALGNAPFLDLPVFGLRSGWEYGAFALLGVTVGAVGVAFTHVLYRIEDLCDWAWRGPEWLRPAVGGLLLGAVLLALPQMYGVGYPVLSNAIGGHYVLWMLVVLMVGKMLATSLTIGIGGSGGVFAPSLFIGAMGGTAFGVVVHQLFPAATAAPGMYGLVGMGAAFAGATRAAITAVVILFELTGEYSIILPLMLAVVVATGISRVLSKDTIYTLKLSRRGVDLDAAHAGPAGRLDRIRVAEVMQPCPEPIPADTTVADASRAVWTSAHAMVPIAGPDGRYRGCLTAAAVAETLTDTESADTTVADLAVLPPTVAETSTLATALDALTGESGTGVPVVNGTGDTVIGWLTHSAVLGAVHGGAISAPGTDTGKAVSRR